One stretch of Sporocytophaga myxococcoides DSM 11118 DNA includes these proteins:
- a CDS encoding carboxymuconolactone decarboxylase family protein, with protein MSFRLNIGKVAPEAIQALNVLDEYLKCSDLANNHKNLIKIRVSQINGCSYSIHKYSGEARRSGEAEERIYGLTAWKTSNLYTEDERSVLFLVEEVTLIKENHVSDEVYAKAMNFFDEHYFSQIIMAIITINAWNRLTIVAKMLPEKNGEIRY; from the coding sequence ATGAGTTTCAGGTTAAATATAGGGAAAGTTGCGCCGGAAGCAATACAGGCGCTTAACGTTCTGGATGAGTATCTTAAATGTTCCGATTTAGCCAATAACCATAAAAACCTTATCAAAATAAGAGTTTCTCAAATCAACGGTTGTTCATACAGCATTCACAAATATTCTGGAGAAGCCCGCCGGTCAGGGGAAGCAGAAGAAAGAATTTATGGACTCACAGCTTGGAAGACTTCGAACTTATATACAGAGGATGAAAGATCTGTATTGTTTTTGGTAGAAGAGGTAACACTAATCAAAGAAAACCATGTTTCGGATGAGGTGTATGCCAAAGCAATGAATTTTTTTGATGAGCATTATTTCTCTCAGATCATTATGGCTATCATCACAATTAATGCCTGGAACAGACTAACCATTGTTGCTAAGATGCTTCCGGAGAAGAATGGAGAGATTAGATATTAA
- a CDS encoding SixA phosphatase family protein, translating into MSKILYLARHAKSDWSIPGQKDFERELNTRGLTDAPKMGRKLHEMQVLPDLILSSPAVRAKNTAELMAEQLQYDLDKIAFDEELYEASVRNLMAVISRVSSENNKIMIFGHNPSLTYFAEYLTKEVIGNIPTSGVLEISLNIDSWEEVSGELGKLNWFIYPKLVFGTETED; encoded by the coding sequence ATGAGTAAGATACTATACCTCGCCAGGCATGCGAAGTCGGATTGGTCAATACCGGGACAAAAAGATTTTGAAAGAGAGCTTAATACCAGAGGTTTGACAGACGCGCCTAAGATGGGGAGGAAACTGCATGAAATGCAGGTACTTCCGGACCTAATTTTATCCAGTCCGGCTGTAAGAGCTAAAAATACTGCCGAATTAATGGCTGAGCAACTTCAATATGATTTGGATAAAATTGCTTTTGATGAAGAACTTTATGAGGCCTCTGTCAGAAATTTAATGGCGGTAATCAGTAGGGTTAGTTCTGAAAATAATAAGATTATGATTTTTGGTCATAATCCTTCATTAACCTATTTTGCTGAATATCTGACTAAAGAAGTGATTGGTAATATCCCTACTTCAGGGGTTTTGGAAATTTCTTTAAATATTGACAGCTGGGAAGAGGTGAGTGGGGAGTTGGGTAAATTAAACTGGTTTATTTATCCCAAACTGGTTTTCGGAACAGAAACGGAAGATTAG
- a CDS encoding citrate synthase, giving the protein MSEFAELILDGKSYKFPIVVGTENEKAIDISNLRSATGFITLDTGYKNTGATKSSITFLDGELGVLSYRGYPIEQLAEKASFLEVAYLLIYGELPTADQLSNFSSRITKHTNLHEDFKKIFDGFPSNAHPMGVLSSLVSSLTAFYPGAIDPDANAEALDLTIVRLMAKLPTIAAWSYKNSKGQPLMYPKNNLDYVSNFLYMMFGMPNQDYVIDPVVVEALNVLLILHADHEQNCSTSTVRIVGSAHASLYSSVAGGINALWGPLHGGANQAVIEMLEAIKNDGGDAKKYIAKAKDKNDTFRLMGFGHRVYKNFDPRAKIIKKACDSVLAKLGVNDPILEIAKGLEEAALNDDYFKERKLYPNVDFYSGIIYRALGLRTDLFTVMFALGRLPGWIAQWKEMREDNEPIGRPRQVYIGSNTRDFVPIDKRK; this is encoded by the coding sequence ATGTCTGAATTTGCAGAACTAATTCTTGATGGTAAAAGCTACAAGTTTCCGATAGTAGTCGGAACAGAAAATGAGAAGGCTATTGACATTTCCAACCTCAGAAGCGCAACAGGGTTCATCACTCTTGATACAGGTTATAAAAACACCGGAGCTACCAAAAGCTCAATAACTTTTTTGGATGGAGAACTTGGAGTATTAAGTTACAGAGGTTATCCAATTGAACAACTTGCAGAAAAAGCATCTTTCCTTGAAGTAGCCTACCTTCTGATTTACGGAGAATTACCAACTGCAGATCAGTTATCTAACTTTTCAAGCAGAATTACAAAGCATACAAATCTGCATGAAGATTTCAAAAAAATATTTGACGGCTTCCCTTCCAATGCACACCCAATGGGCGTGCTATCATCTCTGGTAAGCTCATTAACAGCATTCTATCCTGGAGCTATTGATCCGGATGCTAATGCTGAAGCTCTTGATCTTACAATCGTAAGACTTATGGCAAAGCTTCCAACTATAGCAGCTTGGTCATACAAGAACTCTAAAGGACAGCCATTAATGTATCCAAAGAACAATCTTGATTATGTTTCTAACTTCCTTTACATGATGTTCGGAATGCCAAACCAGGATTATGTAATTGATCCGGTTGTTGTTGAAGCATTAAATGTTCTACTTATACTTCACGCTGACCACGAACAAAACTGTTCTACATCAACTGTTAGAATCGTTGGTTCTGCTCATGCAAGTTTATATTCTTCAGTTGCAGGTGGAATTAACGCTCTTTGGGGACCTCTTCACGGAGGCGCTAACCAGGCTGTAATTGAAATGCTTGAGGCTATTAAAAATGATGGCGGTGATGCGAAAAAATACATTGCTAAAGCAAAAGACAAAAACGACACTTTCAGACTGATGGGCTTTGGTCACAGAGTTTACAAAAACTTTGACCCTAGAGCTAAAATCATTAAGAAAGCCTGCGATTCTGTGCTTGCTAAACTTGGCGTAAATGACCCTATTCTTGAAATCGCTAAAGGTCTTGAAGAAGCTGCATTAAATGATGATTACTTCAAGGAAAGAAAATTATATCCTAATGTCGATTTCTATTCAGGTATCATATACAGAGCATTAGGTCTTAGAACTGACTTGTTCACTGTTATGTTCGCCTTGGGTCGTCTTCCAGGCTGGATTGCTCAGTGGAAAGAAATGAGAGAGGACAATGAACCAATCGGAAGACCAAGACAGGTTTACATCGGTTCTAATACAAGAGACTTCGTTCCGATCGACAAAAGAAAATAA
- a CDS encoding TraB/GumN family protein, which yields MSKFFFAISTFVNLSGIMSNKIRTTLFLLLICLSGILKAQSSLLWEVKSPDNKNVSYIYGTMHVEDERVYDFGDSLMICFNKCKAFAGEIVLDKVNKSELASQIFMPGDTTLKMLIGKKKYKLVKRKARKSLGVFAGLINRVKPVFTASLISESSFKKGRGKILDEYFQDLAKEKQMVLLGIESPSEQIAALDEIPLAEQAQMLIESLEAPAEDEGADELVKIYNTGDLDSLYNYFLKFDLSDNFTRSLLTKRNYVMSERIHDIINEYPVFVGIGAAHLPGEEGVLNLMIKQGYIVRPVQIKTNKNKK from the coding sequence GTGAGTAAATTCTTTTTTGCAATTAGTACATTTGTCAACTTATCAGGTATTATGTCCAATAAAATCAGAACCACATTATTTCTTTTATTGATCTGTCTTTCAGGTATTCTGAAAGCTCAGTCATCATTATTGTGGGAAGTGAAAAGTCCTGATAATAAAAATGTTTCCTATATCTATGGAACTATGCATGTGGAGGACGAAAGGGTATATGATTTCGGAGACTCTTTAATGATTTGCTTTAACAAGTGTAAAGCCTTTGCTGGCGAAATTGTACTTGATAAAGTTAATAAAAGTGAGTTGGCCTCACAGATTTTTATGCCTGGGGATACTACCCTTAAAATGCTCATCGGCAAAAAAAAATATAAGCTGGTAAAACGAAAAGCTAGAAAAAGCTTAGGCGTCTTTGCTGGTCTTATCAATAGGGTTAAGCCTGTATTTACAGCTTCCCTGATTTCTGAAAGCTCCTTTAAAAAAGGTAGAGGTAAAATTCTGGATGAATATTTTCAGGACCTTGCCAAGGAAAAGCAAATGGTTTTGTTAGGTATTGAAAGTCCTTCAGAGCAAATTGCAGCTCTGGATGAAATTCCACTTGCAGAGCAAGCCCAGATGCTTATAGAATCTCTTGAAGCTCCGGCAGAGGATGAAGGAGCGGATGAACTGGTTAAAATATATAATACAGGAGACCTTGACAGTCTGTACAATTATTTTCTGAAATTTGATTTGAGTGATAATTTCACCAGGTCTCTATTAACCAAGAGAAACTACGTAATGAGTGAAAGAATTCATGATATTATAAATGAATATCCTGTGTTCGTAGGTATTGGGGCTGCGCATTTACCGGGGGAAGAAGGAGTTTTGAATCTCATGATAAAGCAAGGTTATATTGTAAGACCTGTACAGATAAAAACAAATAAAAATAAAAAGTAA
- the topA gene encoding type I DNA topoisomerase, whose amino-acid sequence MSKNLVIVESPAKAKTIEGYLGKDFLVTSSYGHVRDLPKGDKAIDIKNGFKPTYEISDDKRDVVSQLKKLAKEAEMVWLATDDDREGEAISWHLKEALNLNEKNTRRIVFREITKNAILNAIQTPRGIDLDLVNAQQARRILDRLVGFEISPILWKKIKTGLSAGRVQSVAVRLVVEREREVEKFNTKAAFKVSAEFIVDKGKILKAELGERFSSEEDAMAFLTKVIGAEFSIKNLEKKPAKKSPAPPFTTSTLQQEASRKLGFSVAQTMTLAQRLYESGKISYMRTDSVSLSQDALNAAEKEITKSYGPEFVNIRQYQTKSESAQEAHEAIRPTDFSKSQAGEERNEQRLYELIWKRAIASQMAEAQIEKTVATIAISTVPQTLTATGEVIKFEGFLKVYIESSDDEESEEENSSMLPPLTVGQKLNLDEMKAVERFSRPPSRYTEASLVKKLEEMGIGRPSTYAPTISTIQKRGYVIKENRDGKERKYRELSLKNNTINKKERTEITGQEKAKLFPTDMGMIVTDFLVQYFPNITDYSFTATVEKEFDEIASGLKKWEKMLETFYGSFHQKVESTEAIDRSVVQTSKELGLHPATGEKVIARLGRFGPIVQIGEADETTGKKPQYASLRKGQLIETLNLEDALELFKLPRETGFFEEKTMTVAIGRFGPYIKHDNKFYSLGKEDDPLDITEERCVELILNKRKADAEKLIKEFPENEEVKVLNGRWGPYIAVGKKNVKIPKDREPQSITLAEALEWAESVPEKKSRFARKTASEPAAKKTAAKKATAKKAAVKKTAAKKTAAKKAAKKK is encoded by the coding sequence ATGTCAAAAAATTTAGTTATTGTTGAGTCGCCTGCGAAGGCTAAAACCATAGAAGGATACCTGGGAAAGGATTTTCTGGTAACGTCAAGTTACGGTCACGTGAGAGACCTTCCAAAGGGAGATAAGGCGATCGATATAAAGAATGGCTTTAAGCCGACATATGAAATCTCTGATGACAAAAGGGATGTTGTTTCACAACTAAAAAAACTTGCGAAGGAGGCCGAAATGGTTTGGTTAGCGACCGACGATGACCGCGAGGGTGAAGCTATTTCCTGGCACTTAAAGGAGGCTTTAAATTTAAATGAAAAAAATACCCGGAGAATTGTATTCAGAGAAATCACTAAAAATGCGATCCTGAACGCAATTCAAACTCCAAGAGGTATAGATCTTGACTTGGTAAATGCTCAGCAGGCACGTCGTATTCTCGACAGACTGGTTGGTTTTGAGATTTCTCCTATTTTATGGAAAAAAATAAAAACCGGTCTTTCTGCAGGTAGAGTGCAGTCTGTTGCGGTAAGATTAGTGGTAGAAAGAGAACGTGAAGTTGAAAAATTCAATACTAAAGCTGCATTTAAGGTTTCTGCCGAATTTATCGTAGATAAAGGTAAAATTCTGAAAGCAGAACTTGGGGAGCGCTTCAGTTCTGAAGAGGATGCGATGGCTTTTTTAACCAAAGTGATTGGTGCTGAATTCAGCATTAAAAACCTGGAAAAGAAGCCTGCTAAAAAATCTCCTGCTCCTCCTTTTACAACATCAACTCTTCAACAGGAAGCCAGCAGAAAACTAGGGTTTTCTGTCGCTCAAACAATGACTTTGGCTCAAAGACTTTATGAATCAGGAAAGATCTCTTATATGAGAACTGATTCTGTAAGTCTTTCTCAGGACGCTCTGAATGCTGCAGAAAAAGAAATTACCAAAAGCTACGGACCTGAGTTTGTTAATATAAGACAATACCAGACCAAATCAGAAAGTGCACAGGAAGCTCACGAAGCAATAAGGCCTACTGATTTTTCCAAAAGTCAGGCAGGAGAAGAAAGAAATGAGCAACGATTGTACGAACTGATCTGGAAAAGAGCCATAGCTTCTCAGATGGCAGAAGCTCAGATTGAGAAAACTGTGGCTACCATTGCTATTTCAACAGTACCTCAAACATTAACTGCAACTGGTGAGGTAATCAAATTTGAAGGTTTCCTTAAAGTTTACATTGAGTCTTCTGACGATGAAGAATCTGAAGAAGAAAATAGCAGCATGCTCCCTCCTCTCACTGTTGGGCAAAAGCTTAACCTTGATGAGATGAAAGCTGTGGAAAGATTCTCAAGACCACCTTCTAGATATACAGAAGCTAGCCTTGTTAAAAAACTGGAGGAAATGGGAATCGGTCGTCCTTCGACTTATGCTCCAACAATCTCTACTATTCAAAAGAGAGGTTATGTGATTAAAGAAAACAGAGACGGGAAAGAGAGAAAATACAGAGAACTGTCTCTTAAAAATAATACAATAAATAAAAAGGAAAGAACCGAGATCACCGGACAAGAGAAAGCAAAACTATTCCCAACAGATATGGGAATGATTGTAACTGATTTCCTTGTACAGTATTTCCCGAATATTACAGACTACTCTTTCACAGCTACAGTTGAAAAAGAGTTTGATGAAATAGCATCAGGTTTAAAGAAGTGGGAAAAAATGCTGGAGACTTTTTATGGTTCATTCCATCAAAAAGTAGAATCTACGGAAGCTATCGACAGATCTGTAGTTCAGACATCCAAAGAACTGGGCTTACATCCAGCTACAGGTGAAAAAGTAATAGCTAGACTTGGTCGTTTCGGCCCTATAGTTCAGATTGGTGAAGCTGATGAAACAACAGGGAAAAAACCTCAATATGCGAGCTTAAGAAAAGGGCAGCTTATTGAAACTTTAAATCTTGAAGATGCACTTGAACTTTTCAAGCTTCCTAGAGAGACTGGTTTCTTTGAGGAAAAGACCATGACAGTAGCTATAGGAAGGTTTGGACCATATATTAAGCACGATAACAAATTTTATTCTCTGGGAAAAGAGGATGACCCTTTGGACATAACAGAAGAACGTTGTGTTGAACTGATCCTTAATAAACGTAAAGCAGATGCTGAAAAGCTTATCAAGGAGTTTCCCGAAAACGAAGAGGTAAAAGTACTTAATGGCCGTTGGGGACCATATATCGCTGTAGGCAAGAAAAATGTAAAAATTCCGAAAGACCGCGAACCCCAGAGCATAACCCTCGCTGAAGCACTTGAATGGGCAGAAAGCGTTCCGGAAAAGAAAAGTAGATTCGCAAGAAAAACTGCTTCTGAACCTGCAGCGAAGAAAACCGCTGCTAAAAAAGCCACAGCTAAAAAAGCAGCAGTAAAGAAAACCGCAGCTAAAAAGACCGCAGCTAAAAAAGCAGCGAAGAAAAAATAA
- a CDS encoding Tex family protein has translation MQVTHVLKIAGELNIAPKSVEATLELLAEGGTVPFISRYRKEATGSLDEVAITKIRDRSIQLDELDKRRESIIKSIKEQGKLTPELESKINDAETMTVLEDLYLPYKPKRRTKATIAKEKGLEPLAELIFKQELADPDKEAELFVNLEKDVKDLNEALAGARDIIAEWVSENQEARGKLREVFYKQGTIRSRVVPGKEEEGQKYKDYFEFEEAISKVPSHRLLAMRRGEKEMFLMLDIEPAEESSLEVLEGIFVKGRSSASGHVKTAVKDSYKRLLRPSIETEVRLGSKKKADDDAIQIFAENLRQLLLAAPLGQKAVLSIDPGFRTGCKVVCLDRQGKLLANENIYPHEPQRKVAEAISIIKRLCETHQVEAIAVGNGTAGRETETFVRTIDFGRSIPVIMVNESGASIYSASDVAREEFPDYDVTVRGSVSIGRRLMDPLAELVKLDPKSIGVGQYQHDVDQNALKSSLDDVVISCVNNVGVEVNTASKQILTYVSGLGPQLAQNIIDYRNQNGAFKSRNDLKKVPRMGEKAFEQAAGFLRINNGDNPLDASAVHPESYHIIDKIAKDLKASVADLMKKSDLRKLIDLKSYVTDTIGLPTLQDILKEIEKPGRDPREKFEVFEFASGIEKPEDLRIGMKLPGIVTNITKFGVFVDVGVHQDGLIHISHLADKYVSDPSEVVKVHQKVEVTVIEVDLARKRIALSMKGNVAPEGPKKAKDKKEAEKEVSFEDKLAMLKGKFKN, from the coding sequence ATGCAAGTAACACATGTTTTAAAAATTGCTGGGGAGTTGAACATTGCTCCCAAATCCGTTGAAGCTACGCTGGAGTTATTGGCAGAAGGAGGTACCGTTCCATTTATATCCAGGTACCGAAAAGAAGCTACAGGCAGTCTTGACGAGGTGGCTATTACTAAAATCAGGGACAGAAGCATCCAACTGGACGAGCTTGATAAGAGAAGGGAAAGCATCATCAAGTCTATCAAAGAGCAGGGGAAACTTACACCTGAACTTGAATCTAAGATTAATGATGCAGAGACAATGACTGTGCTGGAAGATTTATATCTTCCTTATAAGCCGAAAAGAAGAACTAAAGCAACGATTGCAAAAGAGAAAGGGCTTGAACCACTTGCCGAGCTTATATTTAAACAAGAGCTTGCAGATCCAGATAAAGAAGCAGAACTGTTCGTAAATCTGGAGAAAGACGTAAAAGACTTGAATGAAGCCCTTGCCGGAGCAAGAGATATTATAGCGGAGTGGGTAAGTGAAAATCAGGAAGCGAGAGGAAAATTAAGAGAAGTATTTTATAAGCAAGGAACTATCAGAAGCCGTGTAGTTCCAGGGAAAGAGGAGGAAGGGCAGAAATATAAAGATTATTTTGAGTTTGAAGAAGCAATTTCTAAAGTTCCCTCTCACAGATTGCTTGCTATGAGAAGAGGAGAGAAAGAAATGTTTTTAATGTTGGATATCGAACCGGCTGAAGAATCATCTCTTGAAGTACTTGAAGGAATATTTGTAAAAGGAAGAAGCTCTGCTTCCGGCCATGTAAAAACGGCAGTTAAAGATTCATATAAAAGACTTTTAAGACCAAGTATTGAAACTGAAGTAAGGCTGGGTTCGAAGAAGAAAGCAGATGATGATGCAATTCAGATTTTTGCAGAAAATCTTCGTCAGCTTCTACTTGCCGCTCCATTAGGTCAAAAGGCTGTTCTTTCAATAGATCCAGGTTTCAGAACAGGTTGTAAAGTTGTTTGCCTTGACAGACAAGGAAAATTACTGGCTAATGAAAATATTTACCCTCACGAGCCTCAAAGAAAAGTAGCAGAAGCAATCTCAATTATTAAAAGACTTTGTGAAACTCACCAAGTGGAGGCAATTGCTGTTGGTAATGGTACTGCAGGAAGAGAAACAGAGACATTTGTCCGCACAATAGATTTCGGAAGATCTATACCGGTTATAATGGTTAATGAAAGTGGGGCCTCAATTTATTCTGCATCTGATGTGGCCAGAGAGGAGTTCCCAGATTATGATGTAACAGTAAGAGGATCGGTTTCTATTGGAAGAAGATTGATGGATCCTCTTGCAGAACTTGTAAAGCTTGATCCTAAGTCAATCGGTGTGGGGCAGTACCAGCATGATGTAGATCAAAACGCATTGAAGTCAAGTCTGGACGATGTTGTTATAAGTTGCGTAAACAATGTAGGGGTAGAAGTAAACACAGCAAGCAAGCAGATATTAACTTATGTATCTGGCTTAGGACCTCAATTAGCTCAGAATATAATTGATTATAGAAATCAGAACGGAGCTTTCAAATCTAGAAATGACCTCAAGAAAGTGCCAAGAATGGGCGAGAAGGCATTTGAACAAGCTGCCGGATTTTTGAGAATCAACAATGGAGACAATCCTTTAGATGCATCTGCTGTTCACCCTGAAAGCTATCATATCATCGATAAAATAGCCAAAGATCTTAAAGCTTCAGTAGCTGACCTGATGAAAAAATCGGATTTAAGAAAGCTCATCGATCTTAAATCATATGTGACAGACACAATTGGTCTTCCAACACTTCAGGATATATTAAAAGAGATTGAGAAACCAGGCCGTGACCCCAGAGAGAAGTTTGAAGTATTTGAATTTGCTTCCGGAATTGAAAAGCCTGAAGATCTGAGAATCGGCATGAAGCTTCCGGGTATTGTAACTAACATTACCAAATTCGGAGTTTTTGTGGATGTAGGTGTTCATCAGGATGGACTTATACATATCAGTCATCTTGCAGATAAATATGTGTCAGATCCTTCAGAAGTAGTTAAGGTCCACCAGAAAGTTGAAGTTACAGTTATTGAAGTTGACCTTGCAAGAAAAAGGATTGCGCTTTCAATGAAAGGAAATGTTGCTCCGGAAGGCCCTAAAAAAGCTAAGGATAAAAAGGAAGCAGAAAAAGAAGTTTCTTTTGAAGATAAATTGGCAATGCTAAAAGGCAAGTTTAAAAATTAA
- a CDS encoding prephenate dehydrogenase/arogenate dehydrogenase family protein, whose translation MKELGFIGFGSFGKFIIPYLKPYFDITVFDVKDFSVEAKKLGVKWGGLEEVSGKEFLALAVPVQYLEDLLIQIKDFVKPKSLVFDLSSVKVKPVELMIKYLPENVDIIGTHPLFGPQSGKNGIANLNIVVCPVRTKKNGNLIRFFSQELKLNVLERTPLVHDQQMAYVQALTHFIGRAVNQMDIPDVEQKTPAYQFLLNIKGNLGQDSMDLFYTIERENPFAKAVRDQFIEELYKLKDKIEC comes from the coding sequence ATGAAAGAGTTAGGGTTTATTGGTTTTGGAAGCTTTGGGAAATTCATTATTCCATATCTGAAGCCATATTTTGATATTACAGTCTTTGATGTTAAAGATTTTTCTGTTGAAGCAAAGAAGTTAGGGGTAAAATGGGGAGGACTTGAAGAGGTTTCAGGTAAGGAGTTTTTAGCTCTGGCAGTACCAGTTCAATACCTTGAAGATTTACTGATTCAGATAAAGGATTTTGTGAAGCCCAAATCCCTCGTTTTTGACTTGTCATCGGTTAAGGTAAAACCTGTAGAATTAATGATAAAGTATTTGCCGGAGAATGTTGATATAATTGGTACCCATCCTTTATTTGGCCCTCAAAGCGGTAAAAATGGTATTGCTAATCTCAATATTGTAGTATGTCCTGTGAGAACCAAGAAGAACGGTAATCTTATACGTTTTTTTAGTCAGGAGCTGAAGCTAAACGTTCTGGAAAGAACTCCTTTGGTGCATGACCAGCAAATGGCTTATGTACAGGCCTTGACTCACTTTATTGGTCGTGCAGTAAATCAGATGGACATACCTGATGTGGAACAAAAGACACCAGCTTATCAATTCTTACTTAATATTAAAGGTAATCTTGGTCAGGATTCTATGGATTTATTTTATACCATTGAAAGAGAAAATCCATTTGCAAAGGCCGTGAGAGATCAGTTTATTGAAGAGTTGTATAAGCTGAAGGATAAAATTGAGTGTTAA
- a CDS encoding PhzF family phenazine biosynthesis protein produces the protein MPNRNIYQVDAFTDVAFRGNPAGVMVLEAPMEEQLMQKIANEMNLAETAFAYPLKDGYNLRWFTPEKEVKLCGHATLATAHIMWQEGITQSDKIDFHTLSGVLSAERVGESIQLDFPAIKGEETNSKELVKAQLGVEPVGFAESDKGYMLIELKDSNEVKNFFPVSENILKLGEFVVIITSRDNEFDFVSRVFGPAFGIDEDPVTGSAHCMLATYWNKVLGRNSFQAYQASKRGGQINVVLDNDRVYLTGKAVTVIKGEILF, from the coding sequence ATGCCTAATAGAAATATATATCAGGTTGATGCATTTACAGATGTCGCTTTTAGAGGAAATCCTGCCGGAGTGATGGTTCTGGAAGCTCCAATGGAAGAACAATTAATGCAGAAAATTGCTAATGAAATGAATCTTGCAGAAACTGCATTTGCTTATCCTCTCAAAGATGGATATAACCTTAGGTGGTTTACTCCGGAAAAAGAAGTAAAGTTATGTGGCCATGCAACTCTTGCTACAGCTCATATTATGTGGCAGGAAGGGATTACTCAGTCAGACAAAATAGATTTTCATACATTATCAGGGGTATTGTCTGCAGAAAGAGTGGGGGAAAGTATTCAATTGGATTTCCCTGCTATTAAAGGGGAGGAAACTAATTCGAAAGAATTGGTGAAAGCTCAGCTTGGAGTTGAACCAGTTGGTTTTGCAGAATCTGATAAAGGCTATATGTTGATTGAACTTAAGGATAGTAATGAAGTAAAAAACTTCTTTCCTGTTTCAGAAAACATACTAAAGTTAGGTGAATTTGTGGTTATCATTACATCAAGAGATAATGAGTTTGATTTTGTGTCAAGGGTTTTCGGTCCTGCTTTTGGAATTGATGAAGATCCCGTAACAGGTTCTGCTCATTGCATGTTGGCTACCTATTGGAATAAGGTTCTGGGTAGGAATTCATTTCAGGCTTATCAGGCTTCCAAAAGAGGAGGTCAAATTAATGTAGTGCTAGATAATGATCGCGTTTATCTTACAGGTAAAGCGGTTACAGTGATAAAAGGAGAAATCTTATTTTGA
- a CDS encoding SIR2 family NAD-dependent protein deacylase produces the protein MKKIVVLTGAGVSAESGISTFRDAGGLWEGHDIMEVASPEGWKKNPALVLEFYNLRRKAALDAKPNAGHLGLVALEEKYDVTIVTQNVDNLHEKAGSSKIIHLHGELFKCRSSLYENLVYDMDGWELKLGEKCPHGSQLRPHIVWFGEMVPMMDKAMKLAMKADIFIVVGTSLQVYPAAGLLDYVREDVPVYVIDPNMPAVRKRPNLHLIEEKASTGVEKIVEILMA, from the coding sequence ATGAAAAAAATTGTAGTGCTAACCGGAGCAGGAGTTTCAGCAGAAAGCGGTATATCTACTTTCAGAGATGCTGGTGGATTATGGGAAGGACATGATATTATGGAAGTAGCCTCTCCTGAAGGATGGAAAAAGAATCCAGCTCTTGTGCTAGAGTTCTACAACCTCAGACGTAAAGCTGCACTGGATGCCAAGCCCAATGCCGGACATCTTGGGCTTGTGGCTTTGGAGGAAAAATACGATGTCACTATTGTAACACAGAACGTAGATAACCTGCACGAGAAAGCCGGTTCTTCAAAAATAATACACTTGCATGGAGAGCTCTTTAAATGCCGCAGTTCACTATATGAAAACCTGGTTTATGATATGGATGGATGGGAATTGAAGCTCGGCGAAAAATGTCCCCATGGCTCTCAATTGAGACCGCATATTGTTTGGTTCGGAGAAATGGTACCAATGATGGACAAAGCTATGAAGCTGGCAATGAAAGCAGATATTTTTATCGTAGTCGGAACTTCTCTTCAGGTATACCCTGCTGCAGGCCTTCTTGATTATGTCAGAGAAGATGTTCCTGTTTATGTAATTGATCCGAATATGCCTGCAGTGAGAAAACGGCCCAATCTTCATCTCATAGAAGAAAAAGCAAGCACAGGGGTAGAAAAGATTGTAGAAATACTAATGGCTTAA
- a CDS encoding gamma-glutamylcyclotransferase family protein, which yields MVKVEKIFVYGTLRKGGTANHFMKGCKLFHQGISVSGIKLYDAGEYPFAVYTADPEDMVIGDMFAIKDEDILVSLDEYEGEEYQRKILPGFDFYIYILNDNSKTSHLPVVSGGDWLLYKK from the coding sequence ATGGTGAAGGTTGAAAAGATATTTGTATATGGAACTTTAAGAAAAGGAGGAACTGCGAATCATTTCATGAAAGGATGTAAGTTGTTTCACCAGGGAATATCTGTCTCCGGTATTAAACTTTACGATGCAGGAGAATATCCTTTTGCTGTCTACACAGCAGATCCGGAAGATATGGTAATAGGTGATATGTTTGCTATTAAAGATGAAGATATATTAGTATCACTTGACGAGTATGAAGGGGAGGAGTATCAGAGAAAAATATTACCAGGTTTTGATTTTTACATTTATATTTTAAATGATAATAGTAAAACCTCTCATCTTCCTGTCGTATCAGGAGGAGATTGGTTGCTTTACAAGAAATAA